Below is a window of Solanum stenotomum isolate F172 chromosome 7, ASM1918654v1, whole genome shotgun sequence DNA.
tcaTTCCTATATTAgaaaacttaaaagaaattataagatTAATACCCCTGGAAAAGAtgtattatgaaaaaattaattcataatatatttatgaatcGGGACCCCCNcccccccccccccccccgcaagttggtatcagagctaagtaataaaaaagtaatttaaaatgaataaggaagaatttgCTATAGAAGAAAAAACCTACGAAAATCCagaaggattaaaaataaaaataatattttcaaatttaggaagaaggtataaaaaaataggtgaaaatCTATATCtaataatagaaaaagaaacaataagaTTAGAAGATAGTCTAACTGCAATGGTACGAATAActagagaaaatgaagaaatagataggaaaaaagaaatagatacaataaaacaacaagcaaaattagaaatacaacagattgaagaagtaaaaaatgataaaataattgccTTAGAAAAAGAACTAACTATGCTTAAAGAATTATATGCGgctaaacaaaaagaaaaagaaaagaagcagACTTAAAAATGGAGATagaaaaatttaaggaaaaactaactaaagaaaCCCCAGATATAGGAATTGataatgttgatatatatgaAAACTGCTCAGAACAAGGCTCAGATATAAGTGAGACATATACAGAAATAATAGAAAGAATAGAAGAAACcgaaacaattaacaataagatagaaataaatacggaagaaattaaaaatgaagCAAGTACGAGTACACCAGAAgtgaaaaatccaaaaacactaagacCTAATTATTATACGGTTAGTTATGAAGATTCTGACAGATATGATAGTTTATGGAATAaaagattaaacaaaaaatggacACCATCCACATCATCATCCCGAAGTAATGggtttttagatttagattgtgtaacagatataaacaaaacaatacaactatgggtaggatatatatcaaaacaactaATAGATAATAAAATCGGAATGACAGAagtaccaggatatatagaaagaacattTATAGGAACGGTAAAATTATGGTTACAAAATTTAGCAGAAGAAAGCCTaaaaacattaagaaataataagaaaatagacGGAGAAATTGCGACTACACCAAtcgatatattaaataaatatgaaatgacaATAAGAAATGAATTCAGTAGTACGACTACAGAAGTAGAAGAGCAAAATAAAGAGAAACAGTTACATAGGAATTTAATGctaaaattagcaatatgtaatatgtgctACAAAGACGAATATACATGtgtatttagagaatattattataaaggaacatataatgcagaagaatcaaaagaaataagaaaattatattttacaaaattaccagaaccatttagttctaaaataataaaagattggaACGAAGCAGGATTACAAGACACACTTGGAGCAAGAATGAGATATCTACAAAAATGGTATTCAGcaatatgtgaaaaatatagagaagacataaaaatggaaaaaacaataattaaaaaccTAGCATGTTGTAAAGATAAGATAGCACCTCAATTCGGATGcaatgataattattataaaaagaaatatagaaaaccagggaaatataaaaaatataaatcccaATATAGGTATAAaagaccaagaagaagatattacataaaaaatactaaagcaaaaagaccttttagaccaaagaaaaaaataacagaatgtacatgttataattgtggaaaactaGGACACTTTGCTAAAGATTGTAAAACccaaaaatccaaagaaaaaacaaatatctgaaataataattaatgatgaaacatatacacaaatagatTATATAGATTATGAACCAGATAgtgatgatagtatatatgaatttgaatCACTTGAGAACGAAATAtctgaaaatgaaatagaagaaaataatgactgaaaaagacgtacaaatgataaataaagaagaatatacAAGTGAAGAATCTACGGAACAAAAGGTAATATTTGATatcaatatatttgaacaaataaaaggaaaagaattagatctcagtgtagaaaaaatatttaagataccattaataagaaatatatttaaaagacaaaaagaggaatattatgtagtaagccAAAAAGAACACATAATAGATTGTAAATATACCAAAGGAAAAGCGAGAAtacctataataaataaaaggataataaataaagaaatacaagaaattaaagctAAAGAACCAATAAAATACGTACACTTAGGTGGAACAGAGATATTAATAAAAgcttgttttagagaaggaatagatacaccaatagaaatatatttggcaGATGACAGAATAGTAGAACCAATAGAAAGAAGTATAATAAGCGCAGTAAAAGGAAATTTAATCTAccaaaaatttaactttataataagtgctaattattcagtagcaataaatgatagaaatatagataaatcattagtattatattggaaaatgtcaggaatagagttagccccaggaagtaaaatatttacagcccGCTGTAAAAATCTATAtgtattaacaacaaaacataagataacaacaaagaataagataaataaaataaaaatagagaatcCTTTTGAACAAATTGTTACAgtaatagataataatgattatagttacaAAGAAATAGACATAGAAGAGGATCTAGAAATAGTGAGTGATAGGATAAGTACatcaaaaaggataaaaaaaatatagataaaaatattgatacGTCTCAACCTTTAAGAAAATCAGTAGAATAccaaagaataaaagaaattgaaccatATCACTACTATATAACTGgaataatagaacaaagaaaacatatcatcataataaataccggacaagaagaaaattatataccaAGGGAATTAGTATCGGAAGAAGAGATAACCTCTAAAGAACAAGTATGCCCAGAATTACCAAAAGAATTGTTACATATAGAGGAAACAActcaaaaagaaataatcataggaggtataataatattaatagactttaaaatatatcaagaagacaatataatattaggaataaaatggttagaagaaatgaaaccatataatttagaaaatatccAATTAACaataacttataaaaataaaaagatcatAATAAAAAGGGcagtatgaaaatttatatacttgcaaaaataatagtagaaaattACTACAACAGATATTACACTCCAATGATAGATACAGGAGCAGAAGCAAACATGTGTAAACATAATTGTGTACCAGATGAAAAATGGGAAAAactaaaaacacctatagtcgtcacaggatttaataatgaaggaagtatgataacatataaagcaaaaaatataaagttgcaaatatgggataaaatattaactatagaagatatatatagttatgaattcATAAATAAAGACATGCTTTTAGGGATGCCATTTCTAGAAAAACTATATCCCCatgtaataacaaaaacacattggtgGTTTACCACACCATGTAAGCAAAAAAttggagcaaaaagagtaagtAATAAAAACAGAAAGCCTACACCATGGattaaaggaagtgaaaaaatcactcaaaaactagaaaatattaaagaaaatacccacaatatagaattaataatattttcaatagataaattaaaattaattcaagaaaaattagaaatgTTATATAGCGAAGATCCCTTAAAAGGATTGGAAAaccataaaacaaaagtaaaaattgaactaattgatgaaaatagtataataacccagaaaccattgaaatataattttgaggatttaaaagaatttaaaatgcatataaaagaattattagaaaacaaatatatacaagaaagcaatagcaaACATACAAGTCCAGCAttcatagtaaataaacatagcgAACAAAAAAGAGGTAAAAGCCGTATGGTTATTgactatagaaatttaaatgcaaaaacaaaaacatataattaccccatACCTAACACAGTActaaaagtaagacaaatacaaggatataattattttagtaaatttgattgtaaatcaggattttatcatctaaagttagaagaagaatctaaaaaattgACAGTttttacagtaccacaaggattttatgaatggaacgTACTACcttttggatataaaaatgcaccaggaagatatcaacattttatggataattattttaaccaactagaaaattgtatagtatACATAGATGATATATTGTTATATTCACGAACAGAAGAAGATCATATacgattattagaaaaatttatacatattataacaTACTTAGGAATAAGTTTAAGTAAGAAAAAGgcagaaataatgaaaaatcaaatagaatttttaggaatacaaatagataaaaatggtaTGAAAATGCAAAaccatatagtacaaaaaataataaattctgaCGAACAAatagatacgaaaaagaaattacaatcatttttaggattagtaaaccaagtaagagaatatatacctaATTTAGCAGAAAATCTAAAACCTTTgcacaaaaaattgaagaaagacgtagaatattattttgataaaaaagatcaagaacaaatacaaaaaataaaatcattatgtaagaaattacccaaattatattttccagatgaaaataaaaaatttatatacatagtagaatcagatgcaagcgaaataagttatggaggagtactaaagtataaatacaataaagaaaaaatagaacatcattgtagatattactcagggacatttacaaatcccgaaataaaatgggaaataaatagaaaagagttatattcactatataaatgtttattagcttttgaaccatatatagtatataataaGTTTATTGTAAGAACAGTTAATACGCAGGTAAAATGGTGGATCACAAGGAAGATACAAGATTCAGTAACAACCAAAGAAATACGGAGACTAgtattaaatatacaaaattttacatttacaatagaagtaATAAGTACTAACaaaaatgttattgcagattacatttcaagacaaagctacacaGACGGATCTAGACCAAGAAAATACtcttgaaaaaatattcaatgccATGACATTACTTTGTACCAAAGTAGATGACCTGGACAAAGagatacaaaaaatgaaaagtcagcagcatgacggTAAACatgcggagctaagtcgatcggaagactTAAAAACTCCAGAGCTAGAAGGTGACGATGGGAAACACCGAAAAACCCAAACTAACAATTTGTTACATGCAGCTACAGGTAGCACATCAtctacaaaagaagaaaaaagatatgtTAATACAAATATGAACAAGATATTTGAGAAACCATTTGTATCCAAAAATCAAAACCCCTTATTTGTACCACCACAAGTAAATACCTACAAAGACAGCTTAGGACAAGACAAGAAAATCTATAATCATATAACCAGAGCCTATATAGAAAACTTCCACAAAATACAAACCTTTTTGAACAAAAACCCCAGATCCAAAACTACCCAAAATCCACACGAAAATTATATTACCCAAACTCTACAAGGATACAATAAACTAATTGCTTTACCTAAGACAAATGCAAATCTAGTGGCAACTTGCTATAACTATGGATTATTGAACACAGTATATACCCAGACAGGAGATAAAATAGCTACGATACCGAagctacacaaagcattcatgCACTACAAAAGAATAACTAAGGGAACACTTTTCTATATAAGATTCTATTCAGCACCAACTGAGATactttatgatgaaattaagcCAATTatacaagttataaaaattggaTTAACTAGAGAAATGATCATACCAGAAAAGATAGAAGAGCAAGACGAAATACAAAAAATGGAGATACCAGCATTCTATGCAGGAAAACGAATTATTGGAATAGCTACTATCTTAAATGAGTTAACATCTAATTATTTAAACGAAAATTcaatatggagttattattcaaGAGAGCAAgcaatgatatattcaaattgtcgAGAAATTAGAGCAGCAGATATGGAAGAACTCAGGCAATGGGCACTAAGTCTACTAAAACCTGAGCAACAGCCAACTACAAGAGCTATAAGAAAGAACTTTATCTCATCGGAAATAATGACAAGATATTGTAAAACTATCGTACACAAATATCCGGATCATCAATGTTCTAAATGCCAAGGAGAAGATAATGTAATCCCAGACGTACAGCTGGAGTAGGAACAACAAAAGCTgacaagataaagaaaaagcTAAAGAAAGGATAGAAATCAGCAAAGGAGGAAAAGTTGTTTGTCCTAATAGGAAAAGCTAGTGGAAAGAAAAGTTAGTGGGAATAAATATGTAACGTGTGTACATTACTATAAGTTAGTGGAACTTTAGATAAAGTAGTATAACAATGTGTTAGATTAGTAGTAATATgtacaaaaaaatgaatagtaTTAAAGATGTAAAGTTACTATAGTTAGATGTAAAGTAATCATAGTATAGAAAAGTAACTATAGTAAGGTtacttatttttgtataaatagaTAGCCATTATGGCATAAATAGGCAAGAATTTCTACACGGAAAGCAAGCCTCTTTGtataacaaaaatattctcaataaaaatatatcagtTTCAAAGCTAAGCTATGGATCAAAATAATCCAGATATCACACAGGTAcatatatttatgattatgcataGCTAAAATCTAttaattcctgaatatcatagcataattaaataagtttatattaattattatatactagaattatttgagcatgttttttagtttgttaacatgaggaaaaaaggaaaaacttctAGACTATGCCGTCCTAAGGTTGAAACCATAGGCGAGGAAGCCatgaggggagtaaacaaagttgaaggcTCTGTTAGGAAGTAATTACCTTTGAAAGTACGATGTTAACAGTGACAGAAAAACATGTTaaaataatctagtttatagtaatCTAATATAGATCATTTGTAATGCATATGGTATGAGGGAATTATAGTTAAATAATCATGAATATCCTTttacatgatgaaatgatattaaattataaaatactaATCTTGTATGTATTAATAAACATAGAAATTAtagaattaaaacaaataatatggCAGCAAATattcgaagaagaagaagaagaattaatgaATCAACTATGGTATGAAGATGAAATTCGAGAATTTAACTTAAGTGATTTAGAAATTCAATATTCAGATTaatgataaatcaagaatacttagaatattggcaacaaactataatagatattactttattaagtaatttaattaaagaaaacataGAAGCATTTCAACAAACTCACGACATACAATACATAGAGTATatattagaaaacataaaagaaattataagatTAATACCCCTAGAAAAGAtgtattatgaaaaaattaattcataatatatttatcaattgGGACCCCCCCCTCCCAAGTTGCATTATAGATTTAAACCGAAATTACACCCGGAAACATAAATCAAATCGCAagaaactccaacaacacaacccacaagaaattcaaactaaactttctacaatgttcatcaagaattaaatttctaaactttcaaagacttaaattcgctgaattgaatcatggtttggcgcatgggtgaactaacccaatgctatgagaactcacatacatcatagggatcaccccttgacaaaatccacaaattaaactcgacgatcttgatttctcttctcccttctcctcttttctcttttctcgtttctcttttctcttttctcgaagccctagcgtgaaacatcaacttttctaaactgactaaaatatgattttaccccaattaacttctaaaaatgaattataataattaggtaaggaaaagactaaattacccttcaaaaatccggattagactttccttattcaaatagcccaacttccaaagggcataactcactcatacgaactcggaattgcgCAAACTCAGCTGCATTAGAAAGGTTATTCCAGGGGCTTTCCAACCATTTCTAGAAATACACCTAACCCATCATGATCTAGGATTTATttctgtttgaagttgaccaaagaCTCAACTAACATATTtcacaattttccagattttcatatactttccaaaaatgattctttccccaacttttaactctttcctagttatttcaatttgcgagatgttacaatatctcccccttaggaacattcatcctcaaatgagattactcttactaggctaagggtgcaATATCGGTCATACatttcaaacacccaacaaacaaaGCAAACAGTATAAGACAATTTATAAGTAaaatgccaagaaaaggattagtaccttgatttggaacttctccggattcgaagagatgtggatatcacttcttcatatcctcctcatcttcccaagtagcttcctcaacaaattggttcctccaaaggagtTTGATTGAttctacttccttagtcctcaacttgcaaatttggcaatctagaatctgatcatgaatctcctcataagataagctatccttcatcccaatattttcagttggtataatcaatgaaggatcgcccatgcacttcttcaacacgAAGATGTGAAATatcggatgaaccgctgctaactcttgtggtagctacaactcataagctactttgccaatcctcttggctattcaataaggtccaatataccagggactaagcttccccttcttaccaaatctcataactcCCTTCATGGTAAAACCtttaaatatacccaatcaccaacttcaaactctaactctcttctcgtaatatcagtgtaggatttctgacgactctgcattgtcttcaacctctcttgaatcacctTCACCTTCTCCATGGCTTGATgaactagatctggtcctatcaacccagtttcaccaacttcaaaccattcAATATGAGATCGACATTTTCACCCATAAAGAGCCTTATAAGGAGTTATCTCGATGttggagtggtaactattacTGTAAGAAAAcccaatgagaggtaggtgatcatcctaattacctttgaaatcaatcacacaagccctcaacatatcctccaaggtctgaatagtgcgctctgctttcCCATCTGTCTAAGGATGAAATGCAGTatttaagttcacctttgaacccaaggctttttggaatgacttccaaaactgtgcagtaaaatGCGCACATAtctctgaaataatggagaccggaaccccatgaagtcttaccacctcttgaagatacaaTTTAGCATAGTCTTATGCCCAATAGGTAGTCtctaccggcaaaaagtgggctgattttgtcattctatcgacaatcacccaaatagaatcatggtGCCTACAAGACCTTgctaaacctgtgatgaagtccatattaatcatctgcCACTTCCATTCTAAAAATTCAATATTCTGGGCCAAACCACCGGCcctttgatgctctactttaacttgttggcaattcggacacttagcaacaaattttgcaatgccCATTTTCATGTtgctccaccaatagacttctctcaaatcgcgatacatctttgtggaacccggatgaatggaatatctggagctatgagcttcctccatgatcctctcttagagtccatccaccattggtacatacaatctaccttgataaatacgccatctcccccttgttcaaaagctaatacttttttcttatgaatatttgccttcaattcaagaaaaataggatcttgttcttgcttttctttcacttatgatactaatgaagattcaaccccattcatcacaaCTATTCCTCCTTCTTAGAATACATCAGTCGGACTCCTAAGCATGCAAGTCTAtacacatcttttgctaactctctcttttcattctcaacatgggcagtactacccatagacaaccatcttaaagaatcagcaacaacattagccttaccttgGTGGTAAATAATACTTATGTCATAAttcttgagtaattctaaccacctcatttgtctaagattaagctctttctaagtaaacacatactgaagactcttgtgatcagtgaatacatcaacatgaacactatacaaataatgatgccatatcttcaaagaaaatactacaacagccaaATATAAATCATGGGTTAggtaattcttttcatgaactttcaattgtCTTGAGGCATGAGCTATAAATTTACCGTTCTGCATTAACAcgcaacccaaaccaacccTAGATGCATCgtaatacaccacaaaaccttaagTATCCTCTGGTAAAGTTAACACTGgggtagtagtcaacctctttttcaattcctgaaagcttttctcacaagcttcagaccattgaaacttcactgttttctgagtcaacttggtcaaaggagacgaaatggatgagaacccctctacaaaccttctataatagccagccaaacccaagaaactcctaatatcagttgaagatctgggtctaggccaattctgcactgcctctatcttttgggtatcaactctGATTCCATCACtggaaactatgtggcccaagaatgccCCAGACTCAAGCAAAacctcacatttagagaacttaacaataactccttatctttcaaagtctgaagaactattttgagatgactagcatgattttcttcattccttgaatagattagtttatcatcaatgaagacgataacaaacatatctaaataaggtttgaaaactctattcataaaGTCCATGAACGCTGTAGGTGTATTAGTtaaaccaaatgacatgaccataacgggtcctaaataTTGTCTTGgaaatatcacattcccttactttcaactgatggtagatAAATTTGAGGTCTACTTTCAAAAAATaagtagcaccctgaagctgattgaaaatatcatcaattctcgaaaaaggaaacttattcttgatggtaaccttgttcaattggcggtaatctatacacatcctaagggaaccatctttatttctcacaaataagaccgcaGCGCCCTagggtgagacacttggtcgaatgaaacccttatcaagtagatctttcaactgttctttaagctctttcaactctattGGTGCCATTCAATATGGccgaatagagataggacgattATTTGGAAGAATGTCTATATCGAAGTCTATATCTCTCTCAAGGGGGACTCTGAGtggatcatctggaaagacttctaaaAACTCTTtaactataggaactgactgaatgggaggtatctcaacactagagtcattaattCAGAccaagtgatagacacaacccttagaaactaactttcttgccgtaaagtacaaaataaaacgacccttaggcactgctgaactacttttccactctaacactggctcattaggaattttgaacttgacaactcgagttctacaatcaatggaggcataactggcatgaagctagtccatacctagaatgacatcaaaatctaccatgtctaactcaattaaatcagctatggtgtctttgtgattgatggaaatgacacaatcacgataaactagCTCAGCTACAATAGACTCCTCAACAGGTGtcgaaacacaaaagggttcacagagtttctaaggaagaacatcaaacttatttgcaacataaagGGTTACAATAGATAAACTTGGTCTTgtgtctagcaaagcataaacatcaaaagtaaagactttgatcatactagtgactACATCTGGAGATTTCTCTTGCTCATGACGACTAGAGATTGTatagaggcggtttgctcctccgctaGTACCAGATGTAGCTTCTGTAGGTTCaaccctgtctggtggagcaactgatgaagatttgGTTCTATTGCCCtaatttccactaccttgcctaTTCTTAGGGcattctttcatgaagtgaccctcttttccacacttgaaacaacctgactggccatcacgacacttacctgggtgggttctaccacacctagcacatgcaggagcctagttacctccttgtgctACACTACCATGAggctgtgcaggtctagctctgaagttctacgaattctgaccattatactcacttttgtttttgggtgctggtgcactagcagatgatggagtaggTCCCATTTGCTTTTGCTTAAAGGACGAACAGTTCACATTACTTTTCTACTGTTgaactcattccctgtcttagccttcttatttttgaattcctccctatccctcaacttctcttcttcaacctgctacacatagaccatcaaccttgatatatcTATGTCCCCAATTAGCATCGCTACCCTGCCCTCCTTACTTGATAGATGGGACAACCCATCAACAAATagactcattctactcctcatatccGCACCCATCTCCGGAACATAatgggatagttgggtgaacttcaacccatactcttGAACACTCAAGGAATCCTGCTTAAAGGTAAGAAACACCCTAAGAAGGCCTCTTCTAAACATGCCCAACTCgtaggtggtgcatcctcagctctaccctctttccactggtcaaaccaagtcctaacaacattcttcagttgatatgcagctagttcaatTCGCTCACTATCGGGAACATGAATAAACTCAAATACTTTCTTCTGTTCCTCAACAAAACTCTTTGGATCCTAAGTAGTGCTTGAACCCATGAAActtagaggattcatccttaagaactctcTGATCCTCGAAGTATCAGTCACTTCTTGTCTAGGTCCTCTTTGTTtcccagcttggttggtcataACTTGGCTCAACATTCGGATAGCCTCACGAAACTCTGCGTTGGTAACTTCTCCTTGGGGTTtcacttcaggtgcattgggtaccccttgctcctcaacattatgcctagcaggacgacctctgaTAGCTCTTCCTAGAGgaatgattatctgaaaacacgcgcaagcacgaatttgaag
It encodes the following:
- the LOC125869569 gene encoding uncharacterized protein LOC125869569, which produces MLLQITFQDKATQTDLDQENTLEKIFNAMTLLCTKVDDLDKEIQKMKSQQHDGKHAELSRSEDLKTPELEGDDGKHRKTQTNNLLHAATGSTSSTKEEKRYVNTNMNKIFEKPFVSKNQNPLFVPPQVNTYKDSLGQDKKIYNHITRAYIENFHKIQTFLNKNPRSKTTQNPHENYITQTLQGYNKLIALPKTNANLVATCYNYGLLNTVYTQTGDKIATIPKLHKAFMHYKRITKGTLFYIRFYSAPTEILYDEIKPIIQVIKIGLTREMIIPEKIEEQDEIQKMEIPAFYAGKRIIGIATILNELTSNYLNENSIWSYYSREQAMIYSNCREIRAADMEELRQWALSLLKPEQQPTTRAIRKNFISSEIMTRYCKTIVHKYPDHQCSKCQGEDNVIPDVQLE